One Cyclopterus lumpus isolate fCycLum1 chromosome 7, fCycLum1.pri, whole genome shotgun sequence DNA window includes the following coding sequences:
- the LOC117733649 gene encoding galanin receptor type 1, protein MEILGQQVNSSSLGRMNRADEALIQVFVPILDGLILVTGLVGQTLVIIILTGRKKKKSQPPHGTDTLLLALSAADLLLLLCLPFHTSAITLGFWPFGSFLCKAISFLGVACSAASVFTLAALAVTRYLTVVHPTWAYRSRIQRHIKLTVALLWIPASALAAPQFAFRTVTASSSVYCFAFLSDFSQLVYSIALFLFGFALPLGIIVLMYAKIYCFLQHARLLGNAPHLERYQSQVTHTSALLVLVFTLLWLPSYALMFFYIGGTIMGSPEYNTIAILARLLASSVAVVNPVLYGFMSQKFRRDLLEMGRKRWAWCKSCLIGCPDVMGRDMVQPFELDTTSERGRN, encoded by the coding sequence ATGGAGATTTTGGGGCAGCAAGTGAACAGCAGCAGCCTTGGGCGAATGAATAGGGCAGATGAGGCTTTGATCCAGGTCTTTGTTCCCATTCTGGATGGACTAATTCTGGTGACTGGTTTGGTGGGTCAAACCCTGGTCATCATCATTCTCACTGgtaggaagaagaaaaaaagccaaccCCCGCATGGTACTGACACCCTGCTGCTGGCTCTGAGTGCTgcagacctgctgctgctactctgcCTGCCTTTCCACACCTCTGCCATCACCCTGGGCTTCTGGCCTTTCGGCAGCTTTCTGTGCAAGGCCATCAGCTTCCTGGGTGTGGCCTGTTCAGCTGCTTCCGTCTTCACCCTGGCAGCTTTAGCTGTGACACGTTACCTTACAGTGGTACACCCCACCTGGGCGTACCGTTCAAGAATTCAGCGACACATTAAGCTGACAGTAGCTCTACTCTGGATCCCTGCCTCGGCCTTGGCAGCGCCGCAGTTTGCTTTCCGCACAGTTACCGCCTCCAGCTCAGTGTACTGCTTTGCCTTCCTGTCCGACTTCAGCCAGCTGGTCTACAGTATTGCCCTCTTCCTCTTCGGCTTCGCTCTGCCACTGGGTATCATTGTACTGATGTATGCCAAGATCTACTGTTTTCTTCAACATGCACGGCTACTGGGGAACGCTCCCCATCTGGAGCGCTACCAGAGCCAGGTCACTCACACTTCAGCtctcctggtcctggtcttcaCTCTCCTCTGGCTGCCCTCTTATGCCCTCATGTTCTTTTATATTGGAGGAACCATAATGGGCTCACCTGAATACAATACCATTGCAATCCTGGCCAGATTGTTGGCATCCTCAGTAGCAGTGGTAAACCCTGTACTATATGGGTTTATGTCTCAGAAGTTTAGACGAGACTTACTAGAGATGGGGAGGAAACGCTGGGCATGGTGTAAAAGCTGTCTGATTGGTTGCCCTGATGTGATGGGCAGGGACATGGTACAGCCCTTTGAGCTGGACACAACTTCAGAAAGAGGCCGAAACTGA